A stretch of Anaeromyxobacter dehalogenans 2CP-1 DNA encodes these proteins:
- the lepB gene encoding signal peptidase I, with the protein MREVRGWTLTILAVLAFRTFLYEAVYIPSGSMLPTLEIGDYVIVEKWAYGARLPFTATAQATWATPKRGDIVVLLAPPGNPRDDDLIKRVVAVGGDTVEILDGHLVLNGQPVPRERIAGSCSYWDRPEGSGWREEPCVDALEQLGPHRYHTYCTPYQECGDVPAQKVPEGTVWLAGDHRDHSADSRVFGPVPVGRIKGRAWIALASWGPGGPRWNRLFHFVNH; encoded by the coding sequence ATGAGAGAGGTACGGGGCTGGACGCTCACCATCCTCGCGGTGCTCGCCTTCCGGACGTTCCTCTACGAGGCCGTCTACATCCCGTCGGGCTCGATGCTGCCGACGCTGGAGATCGGCGACTACGTCATCGTGGAGAAGTGGGCCTACGGCGCGCGGCTGCCGTTCACCGCGACCGCGCAGGCCACGTGGGCCACCCCGAAGCGCGGCGACATCGTGGTGCTGCTCGCGCCCCCCGGGAACCCGCGCGACGACGACCTCATCAAGCGGGTGGTGGCGGTCGGCGGCGACACGGTCGAGATCCTCGACGGGCACCTGGTGCTGAACGGCCAGCCCGTGCCCCGCGAGCGCATCGCCGGCTCGTGCAGCTACTGGGATCGCCCCGAGGGCTCCGGCTGGCGCGAGGAGCCGTGCGTGGACGCCCTCGAGCAGCTCGGGCCGCACCGCTACCACACGTACTGCACCCCGTACCAGGAGTGCGGTGACGTGCCGGCGCAGAAGGTGCCCGAGGGCACGGTGTGGCTCGCCGGCGACCACCGCGACCACTCCGCCGACAGCCGCGTGTTCGGCCCCGTCCCCGTCGGCCGCATCAAGGGCCGCGCCTGGATCGCGCTCGCGTCCTGGGGGCCGGGCGGGCCGCGGTGGAACCGGCTGTTCCACTTCGTGAATCATTAG